Part of the Propionimicrobium sp. PCR01-08-3 genome, GTCAACGAGCCGCAGCGGGCCGCCATGCGCGACCACATCTATTCGGTCGCCTCCAGGGTGCGCGAGTATTACCGGGCCGACAAGGATGCCGCGTCCTTGGCCGATCTGGTCGCCAAGGCCGCGGACGAGTTGGTTCCGGCAGCGTCCGGCTCCTACCTGCGCCGCAATTTCGGCGCGGTGGTCGAGGTGCTGCGTGGTTTCCCGGTGGCCCGTACGCGTCCGTTCTTCGATGCGATCGAGCGCGAGACACCAGGCAACGGCGGCCTCTATTCGGTGACGATCGACCCCTGGAAGTGCACCGGCTGCCTGGAGTGCGTCGACGTCTGCGGCCCGAATGCCCTTGCCAGCGTCGATCAGACTCCGGCGATCGAGGAGAAGCTGGAGACCGGGTTCGAGTTCTTGACGAAGACCCCGAACACTCCGGCGCGGTTCACGAAGGATGCGGTGGAACCGGGCGGTGACACCAAGCGGCTGTTCCTCGACCGCGCCAATTACTACACGGTGACCGGCGGGCACGGCGGTTGCCGCGGCTGCGGCGAGGTGACCAGCACCCGCATGGTGATGGCGACCAGCCATGCTCTCGGCTCGAAGCGGCAGACCGAGCAGCGCGATATGCTCACCACGCTCATCGACCAGTTGCAGGCCAAGCTTGCAGAACTGGAGGCATGCGATCAGGGGCGGGCCGCACGTATCGGCTCGACTGTCGACGCCTTGGAGAAGGGCCTCTATCTGCTCGAGGGAGGCCCGAACGGCAAGGCGCCGGCTACCACGGTGGTCGCGAACTCGACCGGCTGCTCCAGCGTGTACGCCTCGACCATGCCGTTTAACGCCTTCACCGATCCCTGGGTGAACAGCCTCTTCCAGGACGCTCAGGCGCTGGCCAAGGGCGTATTCGAGGGCCTGGCAGCGAAGCAGACCGATCTCGTCAAGGCGGTCCGCACCGCCCGGCTCGAGCTGGACGACGCCTATGACACGAGCGTCCACGACAAAGAACTGGCCACCCTCGATTGGGCCCAGTTCACCGACGAGGAACTCGCCTGGATGCCGGCGGTGCTGACCATCGGCGGCGACGGTGCCAACTACGACATCGGCTTCGGTGCGCTGTCGCGGATTCTTGCGTCCGGAACCCCGGTGAAGATGATGGTGCTCGACACCGGCGGCTATTCCAACACCGGCGGCCAGGCGTCCACCGCGAGCTTCATCGGCCAGGACGCCGACCTGGCCAGGGTCGGCGCGGCCTCCACCGGCAAGACCGAGGGACGCAAGGAGCTCGCCATCTTGGCGGCCTTCCACCCGAACACCTACGTTGCCGCCACCGCGACCGCCTTCCAGGGGCATTTCCTGCGCGCCGCCATGGACATGCTGAACTTCACCGACGGGGCATCGCTGGTCGATGTGTACACGCCATGCCAGGGCGAGAACGGCATCGCCGACAACATGGCGAATCAGCGCGGCCGGCTCGCGGTCGAATCCCGGATGGCTCCGCTGTTCGTGCACGATCCGCGCAAGGGCGACAACCTGCGCGACTGGTTCGACCTGGACGCCAACCCCGACCCGGACAAGCTCTGGGCCAACCACACCATCGAATATGTGGACGAGACCGGCAACCTGAACCTTGCCGAGTTCCCGCTGACCCCGGCCCAATTCGCCTTCGCCGAATCCCGCTTCAAGAAGCAGTTCGGCAAGCTGCCCGCCGACCAGGACGCGGTGGCCGTGCCGGTCGAGGAGTTCATCGACCTGCCGGAAGCCGACCGGGCCACCCACGTGCCGTTCTTCTGGTCGACCGACGCCACCGACCGGCTGGTGAAGATCAAGGTCAGTGCCTCGATCGTCGCGATGGTTGAGGAGCGCCGCCGCAACTGGCAACTGCTGCAATACCTCGCAGGTGTTGACATCGAGCGGCTCAAGGCGCTGCACAAGACCGACCTGGACGATCTGCAGTCGCGTTACGACGATGCGATGGCGGCCCGCGAGTCGTCGATGGACGAGATCGCCGCAGCCATGAGCGACCTGGCGGCCTCCACCTCGGCCCAGCCGGTCGCGGGGTTCGGAGCCGGGTTCGCCGGCTTCGGTGGTTTCGGTGGTGGCGGTCAGAGCGCACCGGCAGCGCAAGCCGAGGACACCGGGCAACCGATCGTCCGGCTCGCCCCGGAGGATGTCGCCAAGTGCACCGATTGCAAGAACTGCTGGCAGGAGCTGCCCGAGCTGTTCGAACGGACCAAGGTGATCGTGGATGATAAGGCCCTGGATGCGGCCCGGTTGATCCCGGGGGCGATCGACAAGGTGGAGCCCACCGACGAGCTGCGCAAGCGGATCGCCAAGGTGGTCGCCAACTGTGACGCCGAGATCATTCACTAAAGGAGGCGGTCATGACCACCACGACACCGGACGAACTGAGCCGTTACCTATCTGCTTCCCAGGCACTGGCCGATCGCGCGAATGAGGTCGAGGAGCTCGGCCGCTCCGAAGCGGTCGAGACCTACCGCCGCCAGATGGATCTGCTCGGGCGCAGACTGCAGGACAATCCCCGGGCCTTCCGGCAGATGTTCATCTCTGACGGAATGGGTGCCATCGCGGCCGAGTTCCGGCAGCCCGAACTGACGCCGGAGTTCACCTGGGCCTTGTGGAACAAGCTTCTGGTGGGCAACGACGCGTCGCTGGTGCTGATGCGGTTCATCTGGAATCTGCCGCTCGGCAAGAAGCGCACCTTCATCCGGGCGCTCGACAAGCATCTGTCGGATCGGTATCCGGTCTTCAAGAATCTGTCGGTGAACTGGCCGGCCGGCTCGTCGATTCCGCCCTATATCCGCACGCCCGAGCAGCGCAGCGAAGACTTCGAGCTGGTCAACCAGGGCTACCTCGGCTACATGAGCATCGGCTATACCCAGCGTGAGGTCGATCTGCTGGTCTGGCTGGAGGCGCTGCGCGACAAACAGTGCGCCGACAAGCCGTGCCAGCTGGGCGAGCTGTTGGCCGGACGCAAGGAGCCGCGCGGCGGCTGCCCGGTGCAGGTGCACATCCCGGACATGATGGAGATGCTCGGCACCGGGTATTTCCGGGAGGCCCTCGACCTGATCGAATCGATCAACCCGCTGCCCAATGTGACCGGACGCGTCTGCCCGCAGGAATTGCAGTGCCAGTCGGTGTGCGCTCATTCGGGGCGTCCGATCGAGATCGGCCAACTGGAATGGTTCCTGCCGCAGCGTGACCGGGTGGTCGACCCGGGCGGCAATATCTCCCGCTACCAGAACGTGCCCGACCCATGGGAGCAGGCGATCAAACCGCCGGTGGCGATCGTGGGGTCGGGGCCGTCCGGCCTGATCAACGCGTTCTTGCTGGCCGCGGACGGGCATCCGGTGACCGTCTTCGAATCGTTCCACCGGTTGGGCGGGGTGCTGCGCTACGGCATCCCCGAGTTCCGGCTGCCGAACACCCTGATCGATGATGTGGTCGAGAAGATCACCGCGCTGGGCGGGCGCTTCGTGACCAACTTCGTGGTCGGCAAGACCGCGACGCTCGCCGAGCTCAAGCAGGCCGGGTTCTCGCACATCTTCGTGGGTTCCGGGGCGGGCCTGCCCCGGTTCATGAATGTGCCCGGCGAGCACCTGCTCAATGTGATGAGCGCCAACGAGTTCTTGACCAGGGTGAACCTGATGCAGGGGCACCGCGCCGACTACGAGACACCACTGCCCGAATGCCGCGGCAAAAAGGTCATGGTCATCGGCGGCGGCAACACGGCGATGGACGCCGCCCGCACCGCGCGCAGGCTCGGCGGCAGGGTGACGATCGTCTATCGCCGCACCCGCCAGGAGATGCCGGCCCGTGTCGAGGAATTGGCGCATGCTCTCGAAGAGGGCATCGAGTTGGCGACGTTGCGTTCACCCAGCGAATTCCTGGGGGACGATCGCTCGGGGTTTGTGAAGGCGGCCACGCTCGATGTGATGAGCCTCGGCGAACCCGATGCCTCCGGACGCCGCCGCCCGGTGGCCACTGGCGAGTCGGAGCAGGTGGATGTCGATCTGGTGATCATGGCGTTGGGCAATTCGGCGAATCCGATCATCCGCGATTCCGAGCCGTCGCTGACGGTGACGACCGCGGGTGCTCTGGAGCTCACCGAGGGCAGCCAGGCGACCTCGATCGACGGTGTCTACTCGGGCGGCGACGCGGCCCGGGGTGGTTCGACGGCGGTGAAGGCGGCCGGGGATGGCCAGGCCGCGGCCCGGGAGATCCGTGAGGCGTCGTTGCTGCCGGCGGCGCAGATCCGCGAGATGGTGGCGGGCGCCAAACATTTCACCGATCTGGCGGATGCTCCGAACACGATCGTGGCCCGCCGCGAGTTGCAGCCCAATATCGTCGAGTTGACGGTGAATGCGCCTGTCATCGCGGCGAACGCAAAGGCCGGGCAGTTCGTCCGGGTGCTGGCCGAGCCGAACGGCGAGCTGGTGCCGCTCACCCTGGCAGATTGGGACGCCGACCAGGGCACGATCGTGCTGGTCATCCAGGGGATGGGCACCACCTCCAAGATGATCAACGCGATGCAGGTGGGGGACAAGCTCGAGGGTATTGCCGGGCCGTTGGGCCAGCCGAGCGAACTGCACAAGGTCGCGGACGACCAGACGGTCGTGTTCACCGCGGGCGGGGTCGGGCTGCCTCCGGTGTATCCGATCGCCCGGGAGAATCTGCGGCTGGGCAATCATGTCACACTGATCGCCGGATTCCGCGGCGCCGACCTGCTGTTCTGGGTCGGTGAGGGGGAGCGGGTCGACAACTTGCAGGCCAAGTTCGGTGACCAGCTGGAGGTGATCTACACCAGCAACGATGGATCGTTCGGCATCGAAGGGTTCGTCACGGTTCCGTTGAAGGATCTGCTGGACGCCAACCAGCGCGGCGAGGGACGCCGGATCGCCGAGGTGACCACCATCGGCCCGCCGATGATGATGCGCTCGGTCTCCGATCTGACCAAACCATATGGGGTGGCAACCGTCGCGTCCTTGAACTCGATCATGGTGGACGCCACCGGAATGTGCGGTGCCTGCATGGTGCCGGTCGAGGTGGACGGCAAGCTGGTGCGCAAGCACGCCTGTATCGATGGCCCCGAGCTCGACTCACACTCGATCGACTGGGACAAGTTCTTGCCCAGGTTCGGCCTGTTCAAATCGCAGGAGCAGCAGTCCAAGGTCAAGCACGGCTGGGTGTGACGGACCGAGGAGTCGTCCGTGGGAACCTGAGCTTGGAGTGCTCCTGCGGTCATGGTTGCCGACGCTCGCCGGAAGGAAAAGATGAGCTCGCTTCCCGGCAACCAACACCTCCCGAGCTTCAGGTACTGACGCGCCACGTCCTGAAGGAGGTCAGCGGCACGGTCTGCGCCGAGAAACCTGCATCCCCGAGTGGATCAAGTGCGTAGATGGTTCGCTGCCCGATCCAATCCGGCAGGTTCTCGATCCACATCGGTGCACCGGAGCTGCGACCCGGCAGCAACACCACCGGCGGTCCCGGCTCGGAGCCCTGCCACTCCAGCACCCGTACCGAACCGAGATCTACCTGGACATCATGAATCCGGGTGGGCTCGGGTAGCGCCGCCATGGCCTGGTCGTAGGCGGAAGCATAAGCAGCTTTTGCCGCGGCGGACTTCCAACGTCCTACCTGAGGGGAGGGCGAGATGATCGATATCGCCTTATCGACCACCAACCCGGCGACAACTGCGATTGCAAGCACCTTCACTATGGTCTTGCCGCGGCTTCCACGTCGATGCCCTGCTCGGTGCTTGCGGCCGGACGAGGCGGGAGACACCGCGCTGCTCCCACTCGGGGTGCGCATCTTGTTACCGGTTTCAGACTGCATGAGCGACTCCATCGGCTCCATGGTTGCTCAAGTCTACGGGCATCCGCGTCTACGCGTCCTCATCCTTCAGGCACCAAGGCAATAGGTGCTGCATGACCGGACGCCGACCCAGGTTCCGGCGCTGAAGCGGAGGATAGTTCACATCATGGCGCGCAATTCGGCCACCGACTCCACGACCAGGCTCGGACGATACGGGAATCGCTCCAAGTCCTTGCGTCCGGTGATGCCGGAGAGCACCAAAACGGTGAACAAACCTGCTTCGATGCCCGCGACGATGTCGGTGTCCATCCGGTCGCCGATCATCGCGGTGGTTTCGCTGTGGGCTTCGATGCGGTTCATCGCGCTGCGGAACATCATGGGGTTCGGCTTGCCGACGATGTAGGGATGCCGGTTCGTTGCCGCGGTGATCAGTGCGGCAACCGATCCGGTGGCGGGCAGCACACCGGTGGCGCTCGGGCCGATGACATCGGGGTTGGTCGCGATGAAACGAGCGCCGCCGATGATGTGATTGATGGCCAGCGTGATCGCCTCGAACGAGTAGGTGCGGGTTTCGCCGATCACGACGTAGTCCGGGTCTTCCTCCACCATCACGAATCCGGCATCATGCAGCGCCGTCGTCAAACCGGCCTCGCCCACGACATAGACCCGTGCGCCGGGATGTTGGCCCGCCAAGAAATCCGCTGTGGCCAGTGCCGACGTCCACAGATTCTCTTCTGGGACGATGAGCCCCGCCTGGTCGAGTCGCGCGGACAGATCTCTGGCCGTATAGCTCGAATCGTTTGTGAGCACCAGAAACCGGCGCGAGGTGTCGACCCAGCAATTGATGAGATCCGAGGCACCCGGTATCGGGATTTCTCCCTGCACCAGGACGCCGTCTTTGTCGGTCAGCCAGCATTCGATGTCGCGAGGATCTCTCATGGATAGAATCTAGCGCCATTCAACCTCTCGCCGCCGCCATTGAGGCAATATTCGTCCGGAGCGGGCAGGCGGGGAGGCGAATCCAACTGCGACACAAACCTGTGCTGTCGAGATACAAATCGCCGCAATTAGCGGCTTGTTGCCATTATTGCCCGTAAGCTGCAAACCGATTGACGCGAGCACTGGCACAAAACATTCTCCTACTCAACCGTGAATAGCGAAGCCAGAAGCGGTATTGCTATCGTCCTGCCTAGAGAGCACGCACCTTTCGGCCCTTCCAACGTTCTGTTCGGCGGCAGGGATGAGGGTGCATCTTTCATGTTGCGTTTCGCAATGAAGCGGCAATTGCCCGAATCGACTTCGCAGCATCGTTTTTCCGTGTCAAGAGGAGCCATCGTGACCACCGATATTCTCATGTATTTAGCAGCATTTGGGGGTGGCTTCCTTGGAGCTACCTTCGGTGCCCTTTTCGCCTTCTCATTTGTGGGCATTACCCTTATCGTCGGCATTGCAGTCGCAATTGCGACCGGCGGTGATGCCTCCTGGATCAATTTGGTGTCGTTCGGCCCGTTCTTCGGGCCCCACATCTCGTTCGCCGGCGGCGTGGGCGCCGCGGCATACGCCCATCGCAGGGGCTACCTCACCGGGCTGCGCGACATCGCCACCCCGCTGGTAAGCCTGGCAAAGCCTGACGTGTTGATCGTCGGAGGTCTCTTCGGCGTCGGTGGTCTGGTGGTCAGCGACATCGTCAGCATCATCCCGTGGCTGGGCACCCACACCGACCTGCCCGGTATCACCGTGATCATCAGCGGCATCGCCGCCCGGTTGATCTTCGGCAAGACGGGCATCATCGGCCCCAACAGTGAAGGTCTCACCGGTAAAGCGAGATTCACTCCCAATGACACCGACTGCTGGGTCCGCTACCAGGAAGGCTGGGGCAACGTCGCCGTTCTCGGTCTGGGCACCGGCCTGTTGTCGGCTTGGGCCACCATCGCGCTCAGTGAGGCCTTCCCGGACGCCGCGGCCAGCATTCCGCTGCTCGGTTTCGGCATCTCGGCCGCGTCCTTGATGTTTCTGACCCTGGGCGCCGGCATCCCGGTCACACACCATATGACGCTGATCGCAGCCATCAGCGCGTCCAATTTCTTGGCCATCACCGGAAACCCGGTCGCGGCCGTGCTCATCGGTTGCCTCTTCGGCGGTATCTCGGCCCTGGTCGGCGAGGGCTTCTCGAGGCTCTGGCAGATCCGTGGCGACACCCACATCGACCCCCCGGCCAGCGCCATCTGGCCGATGACCTGCGTGGTCCTCGGGCTCACCCAGATCTTCGCCTGATCGCCTGCCGGGCAGGCGTCGAGGCCGCCCGGCACCGCTGCATTCTCACCACAGGACCCGTACCGCTTGGTGCGGGTCCTGACTATGTTCGGGACATCGCACAACTTTCTCTCGCCCGTTTGCCTCATGGTGCCGGCCGAGTGCGGAGGGTCTCGCCCTGTCGTCGGTCCGCAGGCGAGGGCTTGACAGGTGCCGTACGAGAGCAGAGACTTAATGCTGCACAGAACGCATCGCTGCTGCATATTGTGCAGCAGGGTATGTTCCGTAGATTAGATTTGGCATCGATGGCCAGCAGGCTCGGGCACAGGCCGTCGCCGACGCCGAAACCCTGCCGGACAAAGTCAACGAACATGGACGACACGATCAGACCTGGGCATCGTCCGGGTCCGCACGAACCGCCGAACCACCAGCAGATCAGGAGACTGACATGACACATCAGAACGGAACCTTGGCCGGCAAGAGAGCTCTGGTAACGGGAGGCGGCGTCGGAATCGGCGCCGAGACTGCCCGGGTTCTTGCGCGCGAGGGAGCGCGAGTGGCACTCACCTACCGCACTCACAAGCCGGACGACGGGTTCTTGCGGGAGCTCGAGGACCTCTCCGGCAACCCCGTCCTCGCCCTGGCCGTCGACGCAACCGAGGAGCCAGACGTCGTGCACGCCGTTGCGCAGGTGTCCGAGAGTTTCGGTGGTATCGACATCCTGGTCAACAACATTGGCGGCATGGTCCAGCGTTCGCGTCTCGAAGACATGACCGTCGAGCTGTGGCGCACCGTGCTGGATGTCAACGTGTTGTCCACGATGCTTTTCACCCGCGAAGCCCACGCCCACATGGGGCGCGGCGCACGTATCATCAACGTCGCCTCGCTCGCCGGTGAGAACGGCGGGCATCCGGGAGCCTTGGCCTATGCGTCATCGAAGGGCGCCGTCATCACCTTCACACGCGCGCTCGCCCGCGAACTCGCCCCGGAAGGCATCACGGTCAACGCGGTGGCTCCTGGATTCATCGAGGACACTCCCTTCCACGACACCTTCACCAGCGCCGATTCGAAGGCGGAGACCGTCACAACCATTCCGATGGGACGGGTGGGCGAGCCCGCCGAGGTCGGGGAGGCCATCGGCTGGCTGGCCACCGACCGGGCATCGTT contains:
- a CDS encoding sulfide/dihydroorotate dehydrogenase-like FAD/NAD-binding protein; protein product: MTTTTPDELSRYLSASQALADRANEVEELGRSEAVETYRRQMDLLGRRLQDNPRAFRQMFISDGMGAIAAEFRQPELTPEFTWALWNKLLVGNDASLVLMRFIWNLPLGKKRTFIRALDKHLSDRYPVFKNLSVNWPAGSSIPPYIRTPEQRSEDFELVNQGYLGYMSIGYTQREVDLLVWLEALRDKQCADKPCQLGELLAGRKEPRGGCPVQVHIPDMMEMLGTGYFREALDLIESINPLPNVTGRVCPQELQCQSVCAHSGRPIEIGQLEWFLPQRDRVVDPGGNISRYQNVPDPWEQAIKPPVAIVGSGPSGLINAFLLAADGHPVTVFESFHRLGGVLRYGIPEFRLPNTLIDDVVEKITALGGRFVTNFVVGKTATLAELKQAGFSHIFVGSGAGLPRFMNVPGEHLLNVMSANEFLTRVNLMQGHRADYETPLPECRGKKVMVIGGGNTAMDAARTARRLGGRVTIVYRRTRQEMPARVEELAHALEEGIELATLRSPSEFLGDDRSGFVKAATLDVMSLGEPDASGRRRPVATGESEQVDVDLVIMALGNSANPIIRDSEPSLTVTTAGALELTEGSQATSIDGVYSGGDAARGGSTAVKAAGDGQAAAREIREASLLPAAQIREMVAGAKHFTDLADAPNTIVARRELQPNIVELTVNAPVIAANAKAGQFVRVLAEPNGELVPLTLADWDADQGTIVLVIQGMGTTSKMINAMQVGDKLEGIAGPLGQPSELHKVADDQTVVFTAGGVGLPPVYPIARENLRLGNHVTLIAGFRGADLLFWVGEGERVDNLQAKFGDQLEVIYTSNDGSFGIEGFVTVPLKDLLDANQRGEGRRIAEVTTIGPPMMMRSVSDLTKPYGVATVASLNSIMVDATGMCGACMVPVEVDGKLVRKHACIDGPELDSHSIDWDKFLPRFGLFKSQEQQSKVKHGWV
- a CDS encoding HAD-IIA family hydrolase, whose protein sequence is MRDPRDIECWLTDKDGVLVQGEIPIPGASDLINCWVDTSRRFLVLTNDSSYTARDLSARLDQAGLIVPEENLWTSALATADFLAGQHPGARVYVVGEAGLTTALHDAGFVMVEEDPDYVVIGETRTYSFEAITLAINHIIGGARFIATNPDVIGPSATGVLPATGSVAALITAATNRHPYIVGKPNPMMFRSAMNRIEAHSETTAMIGDRMDTDIVAGIEAGLFTVLVLSGITGRKDLERFPYRPSLVVESVAELRAMM
- a CDS encoding SDR family NAD(P)-dependent oxidoreductase, encoding MTHQNGTLAGKRALVTGGGVGIGAETARVLAREGARVALTYRTHKPDDGFLRELEDLSGNPVLALAVDATEEPDVVHAVAQVSESFGGIDILVNNIGGMVQRSRLEDMTVELWRTVLDVNVLSTMLFTREAHAHMGRGARIINVASLAGENGGHPGALAYASSKGAVITFTRALARELAPEGITVNAVAPGFIEDTPFHDTFTSADSKAETVTTIPMGRVGEPAEVGEAIGWLATDRASFVSGEVLDINGAQYFA